A window of the Ignisphaera sp. genome harbors these coding sequences:
- a CDS encoding HEPN domain-containing protein, with protein MREEALDWFESALVDLDEARKAHLRGSYHLSVFLAHQAVEKALKAFMIAFRRIGPPKSHDLVELATLASISLEPNEMEALSELSPYYTISRYPNAGLRKPWKEIAQGNPPKNVDNSRENR; from the coding sequence GTGAGGGAAGAGGCTTTGGATTGGTTTGAAAGTGCTTTGGTGGATTTGGATGAGGCTAGGAAGGCCCATCTTAGAGGGAGTTATCATCTATCGGTATTCTTAGCCCATCAAGCAGTAGAAAAAGCACTAAAGGCATTTATGATAGCCTTTAGAAGAATCGGGCCTCCCAAGTCACATGACCTCGTAGAGCTTGCAACACTAGCATCAATATCATTGGAGCCAAATGAGATGGAGGCTCTATCAGAACTCTCACCATACTACACAATATCGAGATACCCAAATGCGGGACTTAGAAAACCCTGGAAAGAAATAGCCCAGGGGAACCCCCCAAAGAATGTTGACAATAGCCGAGAAAATCGTTGA
- a CDS encoding pyridoxal-phosphate dependent enzyme encodes MAVQGYSVQPIFKEVKGFESAGEESTLAEGIMVQNPPRLKEVAKAIKMYDGDVILVGNSEIRKALENLIDMGFLVEPTSATVYAAFEKIKEKLRGLRILVPLTGSGLKMVQEL; translated from the coding sequence ATAGCAGTCCAAGGCTACAGTGTTCAGCCAATATTCAAAGAGGTTAAAGGGTTCGAATCAGCTGGAGAGGAATCAACTCTAGCAGAGGGAATAATGGTTCAAAACCCACCAAGACTAAAAGAGGTGGCTAAAGCGATTAAAATGTATGATGGGGATGTAATACTAGTTGGAAACAGCGAAATAAGAAAAGCCCTTGAGAATCTAATTGACATGGGATTCTTAGTAGAACCAACATCTGCCACAGTATATGCAGCATTTGAGAAGATCAAAGAGAAGTTGAGAGGACTTAGGATACTTGTTCCACTTACCGGATCAGGACTGAAGATGGTTCAAGAACTATAG
- a CDS encoding rubredoxin: MPLWKCQVCGFVYEGPEPPEKCPKCGAPKEQFKQLSPQEEQLVLRSRKTNYLHMKALSLLRELQAVAEEIIQDNLDPPCVKIANEEKEFALTMIQKIMAELETHMKKGKWG; the protein is encoded by the coding sequence ATGCCCCTCTGGAAATGCCAGGTGTGTGGATTTGTATATGAGGGTCCAGAGCCCCCTGAGAAATGTCCTAAGTGTGGCGCCCCCAAAGAACAGTTCAAACAGCTTTCACCACAAGAAGAGCAGCTTGTTCTAAGGTCTAGAAAGACTAACTATCTCCACATGAAGGCTCTATCACTATTAAGAGAGCTTCAGGCTGTTGCTGAAGAGATTATCCAAGATAATCTGGATCCACCATGTGTTAAGATAGCAAATGAGGAGAAGGAGTTCGCTTTAACGATGATTCAGAAGATTATGGCTGAGCTTGAAACCCATATGAAGAAGGGCAAGTGGGGCTAA
- a CDS encoding glycerol dehydrogenase, protein MMLSFYVPSMNIKTFGTAGRYIQGPGSIKLIGEIAKNYNIRKPLVFADNIVMNVIEKYGLFESFTQSGIDYVKEFFGKTSCGSETCDEEIQLLSGVAKSNGCDAVVVAGGGKAIDTGKAVANNLRLPLIVIPTIASTDAPCSSVAVIYTCDHVFKEYRFYPKGPDVVLVDTEIIAKAPPRFLACGIGDAMGKYTEVPSSVRAGAKNLLLKPVHGYPPMIAIAAQKLMIDILFDYSEEAIESVELGVVTPALEAVVEATTLLSQIAFEDGGLSAAHSIYNGFTALETDPKYKHRQFPYHGELVFFGTLVEMILDGYPKNEIVKIMEFGHRIGLPINLEELGFKEISDEDIMKVAKAATKLGETIHNKSYRVTPEMVFNAIKIANEIGLTVAEKIPKRKFKR, encoded by the coding sequence ATGATGCTGAGTTTTTATGTGCCTTCGATGAACATTAAAACGTTTGGTACAGCTGGAAGATATATTCAAGGGCCTGGATCAATTAAACTGATTGGCGAGATTGCTAAGAATTATAATATTAGAAAACCTCTTGTGTTTGCAGATAATATAGTCATGAATGTTATTGAGAAGTATGGGCTTTTCGAATCTTTTACACAAAGCGGCATTGATTATGTTAAAGAGTTCTTTGGGAAGACTTCTTGCGGATCTGAAACATGTGATGAGGAGATACAACTTCTATCTGGAGTAGCAAAGTCTAATGGTTGCGATGCTGTAGTTGTTGCAGGTGGTGGAAAGGCTATTGATACGGGAAAGGCTGTTGCAAATAACCTTAGATTACCTCTCATAGTCATTCCAACTATAGCGTCTACAGATGCTCCTTGCAGTTCGGTAGCGGTTATCTATACATGTGACCATGTTTTTAAGGAGTATAGATTCTATCCCAAGGGACCCGATGTTGTGCTTGTGGATACTGAGATCATAGCTAAGGCTCCTCCAAGGTTTTTGGCATGTGGTATCGGAGATGCGATGGGCAAGTACACAGAGGTTCCATCGTCTGTTAGAGCGGGTGCCAAAAACCTTCTGCTGAAGCCTGTTCACGGATACCCACCTATGATAGCCATAGCAGCCCAAAAACTCATGATAGATATACTCTTTGACTATTCGGAAGAGGCTATAGAGAGTGTTGAGCTAGGGGTTGTAACACCTGCTCTAGAGGCGGTTGTAGAGGCAACAACACTTTTAAGTCAAATAGCATTTGAGGATGGAGGACTCTCAGCAGCGCACTCTATATACAATGGTTTTACAGCACTTGAAACAGATCCAAAATATAAACACAGACAGTTTCCATACCATGGGGAGCTGGTATTCTTCGGCACGCTGGTAGAGATGATTTTAGATGGGTATCCGAAAAACGAGATAGTAAAGATTATGGAGTTTGGTCACAGAATAGGCCTTCCGATAAACCTAGAAGAACTTGGATTCAAGGAAATCTCAGATGAAGACATTATGAAAGTTGCTAAAGCAGCTACAAAACTAGGTGAAACTATACACAACAAGTCGTATAGAGTGACCCCAGAAATGGTTTTCAATGCCATAAAAATAGCAAACGAAATAGGCCTGACTGTGGCTGAGAAAATCCCCAAAAGGAAATTTAAGAGGTAA
- a CDS encoding nucleotidyltransferase domain-containing protein, with translation MSSCVPEDVLELLRAFADRLRAVLGFAEVYLFGSYARCDWLVDSVIDLIVVSDGFRGLGLGERYALVRKLLPPNRGFEILTYTPEEFEYAKKRSIVIQDASEYWIKIT, from the coding sequence GTGTCTAGTTGTGTTCCTGAAGATGTTTTGGAGTTGCTTAGGGCTTTTGCTGATAGGCTTAGAGCTGTTTTGGGTTTTGCCGAGGTCTATTTGTTTGGTAGTTATGCTAGGTGTGATTGGCTTGTTGATAGCGTTATAGATCTCATTGTTGTTTCGGATGGTTTTAGGGGTCTTGGTCTCGGGGAGAGGTATGCTCTTGTAAGAAAGCTTCTGCCACCTAACAGAGGTTTTGAGATACTTACCTACACACCTGAGGAGTTTGAGTATGCTAAGAAGAGAAGCATTGTTATTCAAGATGCCTCGGAATACTGGATAAAAATAACTTGA
- a CDS encoding ABC transporter permease, which yields MAKRQSTEAKAGQVSIKTILLGSPEIGTAIGILGLTIIIGAINIRFIEFSTWVTILRWFAGIAILAMGESMALIIGGIDLSVGSLASLSSMVFAYLLVNIGVDPIIAFIATLCMGIIVGLYHGSIVAIFSPPLPTTIPAFIVTLGSLMLLRGIAIGMTKGFPIKIYDMSKIEFLASSYGVAIILLLLALLTMFIQQRTAIGRYLYAIGGNLEAARVAGIPIHKARIFAFVYSGAMASIAGMIYAGLVASGYADIATGQELLAIASCALAGVSLAGGEGNAFNAILGALLVSIARTGIVFIGISPYWQDVATALILVIAVIVDLSRRTLIFRS from the coding sequence ATGGCGAAGCGGCAAAGTACCGAGGCTAAAGCTGGTCAAGTATCAATAAAAACAATCTTGCTTGGAAGTCCTGAGATAGGTACTGCAATTGGCATACTAGGATTAACAATTATCATAGGCGCAATAAACATTAGATTCATAGAGTTCTCAACATGGGTAACAATACTACGTTGGTTTGCTGGTATAGCGATTCTCGCTATGGGCGAATCAATGGCGTTAATTATTGGCGGCATTGATCTATCTGTAGGATCCTTAGCCTCATTATCGTCTATGGTATTCGCATATCTCCTTGTGAATATAGGTGTAGATCCAATCATTGCGTTTATAGCCACCTTGTGCATGGGGATCATTGTAGGGCTGTACCACGGATCTATAGTGGCAATATTTTCACCTCCTCTACCAACGACTATTCCAGCATTTATCGTAACCCTAGGGTCATTAATGCTGTTAAGAGGGATAGCGATTGGCATGACAAAGGGCTTTCCAATAAAAATCTATGACATGTCTAAAATAGAGTTCTTGGCGTCGTCATATGGAGTTGCAATTATACTGCTATTACTAGCGTTATTAACAATGTTCATTCAGCAGAGGACAGCTATAGGAAGATACCTCTATGCTATAGGTGGTAACCTAGAGGCTGCTAGAGTTGCTGGTATTCCAATACATAAAGCAAGGATATTTGCATTTGTGTACTCTGGTGCCATGGCTAGCATAGCTGGAATGATATATGCGGGGCTAGTAGCATCTGGTTACGCAGATATAGCCACGGGGCAGGAACTCTTGGCAATTGCGTCTTGTGCATTGGCAGGTGTAAGTCTAGCTGGAGGCGAAGGAAATGCCTTCAACGCCATACTCGGAGCATTGCTTGTGTCAATTGCTAGAACTGGTATAGTATTCATAGGGATTTCGCCTTATTGGCAAGATGTAGCAACAGCATTGATACTGGTTATAGCTGTGATCGTTGACTTATCGAGAAGAACACTAATATTTAGATCTTAG
- a CDS encoding cyclophilin-like family protein — protein sequence MLLEVLFKNTNSSLVIDVENHSNCIKSYIPFKSEATTWKQEICFPSPIKIDFSEKDFVYRVKRGGVYYWPPQKAICMFHGFSQPYTPVIHIGAVVDALHTIAGWSGPVEVFEHVIDERFKDVVKKLQDLGYRVATPLRNGEKIVSAYKYSGRNRISFNVYVEEYGMHLEGEGIAKYANDITNVQNLLFIKRTVELFKPRYARPDISENNDIVITAGINNIDELEVAVKELEKIYKQFEVTQV from the coding sequence ATGCTTTTAGAGGTGCTTTTTAAGAATACAAATAGCTCTCTTGTGATAGATGTTGAGAATCATAGCAATTGTATAAAGTCTTATATTCCATTTAAATCTGAGGCTACTACATGGAAACAAGAGATATGCTTTCCATCGCCAATAAAAATAGATTTCAGCGAAAAAGATTTTGTATACCGTGTTAAGAGGGGAGGTGTATACTATTGGCCACCACAAAAAGCTATATGCATGTTCCACGGCTTTTCACAGCCCTACACACCAGTGATACATATTGGTGCTGTGGTGGATGCTCTGCACACAATTGCTGGTTGGAGTGGGCCCGTTGAAGTATTTGAGCATGTAATTGATGAAAGATTCAAAGACGTTGTGAAAAAACTCCAAGACTTGGGTTATAGAGTTGCAACTCCATTGAGAAACGGCGAAAAAATTGTTAGTGCATATAAATATAGTGGCAGAAACAGAATTTCGTTCAATGTTTATGTTGAGGAATATGGCATGCATCTGGAGGGTGAGGGTATCGCAAAATATGCTAATGACATTACAAATGTGCAAAACCTCTTATTCATAAAAAGAACTGTTGAATTATTTAAACCAAGGTATGCAAGACCAGATATTTCAGAGAATAACGATATCGTTATTACAGCTGGTATTAATAACATTGATGAGCTTGAAGTAGCTGTGAAAGAGCTTGAGAAGATCTATAAACAATTTGAGGTGACTCAAGTTTGA
- a CDS encoding DUF438 domain-containing protein, producing MSSLDMNKKAELVKNMLKAIHRGESVEELKKRFGDILKQISPFEIPLIEQQLVGEGISINDILKLCDLHVELFREYLASRELSDVPKGHPVDLLMRENEWILKQAEALGLQSSILLRARDADEALRQLSILMDLASNLRALRSHYRKVQMLIFPYLERRGIIAVPRVLWGREDQIIVKLRKLFDLATKARNSRSLEDVRAVGELGMEIAREIGELVFRENKILFPAVWVLFTEGEWAAIYEIANRIGWIVEAKDGVWKPGSKPVLPHELKPVVEPQQLEKLPQEFKDVVAKMGLKPDDYNIVEENDIDLGTGYLNVEEIKALLKSIPIEITYADKNDRVTLFNESKLLKGFIRTETILGRRIEFCHPPRLEKLVRETVDELKAGKAEYREFWTRQGDRILRVLIVAVKNDRGEYLGTLEIVEDFTDVINNVEEIKKKIVVL from the coding sequence ATGTCAAGTTTGGATATGAATAAAAAGGCAGAGCTAGTTAAAAACATGTTGAAGGCTATTCACAGAGGAGAGAGTGTAGAGGAGCTCAAGAAGAGGTTTGGAGATATACTTAAGCAGATATCCCCATTTGAAATTCCTTTGATAGAGCAGCAACTTGTTGGCGAGGGCATATCAATTAACGATATTCTAAAGCTCTGTGATCTGCATGTAGAGCTGTTTAGAGAGTATCTTGCCAGTAGAGAGCTCTCAGACGTTCCAAAGGGCCATCCTGTAGACCTGCTCATGAGAGAGAATGAGTGGATATTGAAGCAGGCTGAGGCTCTTGGCCTCCAGTCCTCCATACTCTTAAGGGCTAGGGATGCTGACGAGGCTTTGAGGCAACTCTCAATACTAATGGACTTAGCTAGTAATCTAAGGGCTTTAAGAAGCCACTATAGAAAGGTGCAGATGCTCATATTTCCATATCTTGAGAGAAGGGGGATCATAGCAGTTCCAAGAGTTTTGTGGGGTAGAGAAGACCAGATTATCGTAAAGCTCAGAAAGTTGTTTGATCTTGCCACAAAGGCTCGGAACAGCAGATCACTAGAGGATGTCAGAGCTGTTGGAGAGCTTGGAATGGAGATTGCTAGAGAGATTGGAGAGCTTGTGTTTAGAGAAAACAAGATCCTGTTCCCAGCTGTGTGGGTGCTATTCACAGAGGGTGAGTGGGCTGCTATATACGAGATTGCTAATAGGATTGGGTGGATAGTCGAGGCGAAAGACGGTGTTTGGAAGCCTGGCTCAAAACCGGTTTTGCCACATGAGCTAAAGCCTGTTGTAGAGCCACAGCAACTTGAGAAGCTCCCACAGGAGTTCAAGGATGTTGTCGCTAAAATGGGTTTGAAGCCAGATGATTACAATATTGTAGAGGAGAACGATATAGATCTGGGTACGGGGTATCTAAATGTTGAGGAGATTAAGGCGCTACTCAAATCAATTCCAATCGAAATAACATATGCGGATAAAAATGATAGGGTAACACTATTCAATGAAAGCAAACTGTTGAAGGGGTTCATAAGAACTGAGACCATTCTTGGTAGAAGAATAGAGTTTTGCCACCCACCAAGACTAGAGAAGTTGGTTAGGGAAACCGTGGATGAGCTGAAAGCCGGCAAAGCAGAGTATAGAGAGTTTTGGACTAGACAAGGAGACAGGATATTGAGAGTACTTATAGTCGCTGTCAAAAATGATAGGGGAGAGTATCTAGGAACTCTCGAGATAGTCGAAGACTTTACAGACGTTATAAACAATGTTGAGGAGATAAAGAAGAAGATAGTGGTTCTATAA
- a CDS encoding NfeD family protein, producing MAVSRVFVIAVLVVLGYLASLVSIAFAGDSNAVFVDLAMNVDGGALTFLQRVFRDAGDRVVILGINSYGGYLSVADEIVNTIVERNITCYAWVPPGGYAVSAASMVALACRGIFMGSGSVIGDAIPQPSDKKTVEYVAARFRSLAQRLFGNNATLVMVAESMVREGKTLTADEAISIGFARRADSLEEVEKAIGVSVSGVFRPGLWDRLVSVFSLPIVSMILLVSGAILVVAEILTAGFQGYAVAGAILISLSLYSMNIIPPDIFALIIAVSGATLLAVEMFTPGFGLFGVSGIALLVIGAAYQIYLTPPQLLTQAVYIVIGGLATISSIMVFAAYKAVETARRRRPSLEQQLLSSIGIAKTDIGETSPGVVYVLGEDWTAYSVRGAIPAGSRVRVVRVDGLKLYVEKID from the coding sequence ATGGCTGTTTCAAGGGTTTTTGTAATAGCTGTTTTGGTTGTTTTAGGTTATCTAGCCTCTTTAGTCTCTATAGCGTTTGCTGGGGATTCTAATGCTGTTTTTGTTGATCTGGCTATGAATGTAGATGGTGGTGCATTGACTTTTCTTCAGAGGGTTTTTAGGGATGCTGGTGATAGGGTTGTTATTCTGGGTATCAATAGCTATGGTGGGTATCTATCTGTTGCTGACGAGATTGTTAATACAATTGTTGAGAGAAACATAACTTGCTATGCGTGGGTCCCCCCAGGTGGATATGCTGTCTCAGCTGCATCTATGGTTGCATTGGCTTGCAGAGGTATTTTCATGGGCTCTGGCTCTGTTATTGGCGATGCTATTCCCCAGCCATCTGACAAGAAAACAGTTGAGTATGTAGCTGCCAGGTTCAGGTCTTTGGCTCAGAGGCTCTTCGGCAACAATGCGACTCTTGTTATGGTTGCAGAGTCTATGGTTAGAGAGGGAAAGACTCTAACAGCTGATGAGGCTATATCGATTGGTTTTGCTAGAAGAGCTGACTCTCTAGAGGAGGTTGAAAAAGCTATTGGAGTCTCTGTCTCGGGTGTGTTTAGACCTGGTTTATGGGATAGGCTAGTCTCTGTATTTTCACTGCCAATAGTGTCTATGATTCTTCTAGTCTCTGGAGCTATTTTGGTTGTGGCTGAGATTCTGACAGCTGGTTTCCAGGGATATGCAGTAGCTGGCGCAATACTTATTTCCCTATCTCTCTACTCAATGAATATTATACCCCCAGACATATTTGCATTGATAATAGCTGTTTCAGGGGCTACACTATTAGCAGTAGAGATGTTCACACCTGGGTTCGGCTTATTCGGGGTTAGTGGTATAGCACTACTCGTTATTGGAGCTGCCTACCAGATCTATCTAACACCCCCACAGCTGCTTACCCAAGCTGTCTACATAGTTATTGGAGGCTTGGCAACAATATCATCTATAATGGTTTTTGCAGCGTATAAAGCTGTTGAAACCGCTAGGAGAAGAAGACCATCTTTGGAGCAACAGCTTCTATCCTCTATAGGCATCGCCAAAACAGATATTGGTGAAACAAGCCCTGGCGTTGTCTATGTACTTGGCGAGGATTGGACAGCATACTCTGTTAGGGGGGCTATACCAGCAGGCTCTAGAGTGAGGGTAGTTAGGGTCGATGGTCTAAAGCTATATGTCGAGAAAATTGATTAG
- a CDS encoding transcriptional regulator, with protein sequence MRSTYELASKYVVPAIKRRLVLELAKKGLMGVEIARKLSISQSLVTRYLSGERGSYINIDEYADIVKLVEGLANRIIENHMSEYDVVRELDRIVMAFMARKYLCKKHKEIEPSIDITKCNICPSLYKVNI encoded by the coding sequence ATGAGATCCACATACGAGCTAGCATCAAAATATGTTGTCCCAGCAATAAAAAGAAGACTCGTTTTAGAGCTTGCGAAAAAGGGTTTAATGGGTGTGGAGATAGCTAGGAAGTTGAGCATATCACAATCTCTAGTAACACGATATTTAAGTGGGGAGAGGGGAAGCTACATCAATATAGATGAATATGCAGATATTGTGAAGCTTGTAGAGGGTTTGGCGAACAGGATTATCGAAAATCATATGAGTGAATACGATGTTGTGAGAGAGTTGGATAGAATTGTAATGGCTTTCATGGCTAGGAAATATCTATGCAAAAAACATAAGGAGATAGAGCCATCGATAGACATTACAAAGTGTAATATATGCCCATCTCTATACAAAGTCAACATATAG
- a CDS encoding SPFH domain-containing protein — MDVVSIFLLILFLIIILAIVVPRIKVVPEYRRLVVFRLGKLVGVKGPGIVFLIPIIDTGVTIDLREFVIDIPPQTCITKDNAPVDVDLLVYMKIFDPIKAVTAVQNYVNAATGIAITTLRAIIGDMLLDDVLAKREYINSTLRARLDEVTDRWGIKVTSVEIKEIKPPKEVQEAMIKQMAAERNRRAMIAEADGKRTAAILEAEGQREAMIKKGEGEKQYQILVAEGRAKALELINEAAAKLGPNAILLQYLEALKSIAEAPSTKIVIPLELLTALTKMVGRGEQRE; from the coding sequence ATGGATGTGGTCTCAATCTTTCTACTAATACTGTTTTTGATAATTATACTAGCAATTGTGGTTCCAAGGATAAAGGTTGTGCCAGAGTATAGAAGATTGGTTGTGTTTAGGCTTGGTAAACTTGTTGGTGTTAAGGGGCCTGGAATAGTCTTTTTGATACCCATAATAGACACTGGTGTAACAATCGACTTGAGGGAGTTTGTAATTGATATCCCTCCACAGACATGCATAACAAAGGATAATGCGCCAGTAGATGTTGATCTGCTTGTCTATATGAAGATATTCGATCCTATAAAAGCAGTTACAGCAGTTCAAAACTATGTTAATGCGGCTACAGGTATAGCAATAACCACTCTAAGGGCTATAATAGGCGATATGCTTTTAGATGATGTGCTTGCAAAAAGAGAGTACATAAACTCTACTCTTAGGGCTAGGCTAGATGAGGTCACAGATAGATGGGGGATAAAAGTAACATCAGTTGAGATAAAAGAGATTAAACCGCCAAAGGAGGTTCAAGAGGCGATGATAAAGCAGATGGCGGCTGAAAGAAATAGGAGGGCTATGATAGCTGAGGCCGATGGCAAGAGAACAGCGGCTATTCTAGAGGCTGAGGGCCAGAGAGAGGCAATGATAAAGAAGGGTGAGGGAGAGAAACAGTACCAGATACTTGTGGCAGAGGGAAGGGCGAAGGCACTTGAGCTGATAAACGAGGCGGCGGCGAAGCTAGGGCCAAACGCCATTCTGCTTCAGTATCTAGAGGCGCTCAAATCGATAGCAGAAGCACCATCTACGAAGATAGTCATTCCACTAGAGCTGCTAACAGCACTAACAAAGATGGTTGGCAGAGGCGAGCAAAGAGAATGA
- a CDS encoding pyridoxal-phosphate dependent enzyme, whose translation MEASWICRSCGFRANIFDGYYWRCPVCGSPIDISYEPVYEFGGRGLDRFRGLLPFTPDRYRGEGETKLVEETIDGVKLLLKLEYMNPSGSFKDRGSALSIYYAYRMGFRRVVEDSSGNAGLSVALYSLVYGLKPTIIIPKTVSRSKRDLIRVVGGDVVEVDTRRDAALYAAKLSLTGFYVAHTWSPLYIYGSATIAFEVYEEVGEPDAVIAPAGSGGLLLGIIKGFEILKKLGKGKRFPGP comes from the coding sequence TTGGAGGCATCGTGGATTTGTAGGTCTTGTGGTTTTCGTGCTAACATATTTGATGGCTATTATTGGAGGTGCCCTGTTTGCGGATCCCCGATAGATATATCTTATGAGCCTGTCTATGAGTTTGGTGGTAGGGGTCTTGATAGGTTTCGTGGTTTGCTTCCTTTTACGCCTGATAGGTATAGGGGTGAGGGGGAGACAAAGCTTGTTGAGGAGACCATTGATGGTGTTAAGCTGTTGCTTAAGCTTGAGTATATGAATCCGAGTGGCAGTTTTAAGGATAGGGGATCAGCTCTATCCATCTACTATGCCTATAGAATGGGTTTTAGAAGAGTGGTGGAGGACTCGAGTGGAAACGCGGGTTTGTCGGTAGCTCTATACTCATTGGTCTACGGGCTAAAACCAACGATAATTATACCCAAAACTGTTTCTAGATCTAAGAGAGATCTGATTAGAGTTGTGGGAGGAGATGTTGTAGAGGTTGACACAAGGCGTGATGCCGCTCTCTACGCTGCTAAACTATCTTTGACAGGATTCTATGTTGCTCATACATGGAGTCCTCTATACATATACGGCTCAGCAACAATAGCATTTGAAGTGTATGAAGAGGTGGGCGAGCCCGATGCTGTAATAGCCCCAGCAGGTTCTGGGGGATTGTTGCTAGGCATTATAAAGGGTTTTGAAATTCTCAAAAAGCTTGGAAAGGGAAAAAGGTTCCCCGGCCCATAG
- a CDS encoding SagB/ThcOx family dehydrogenase, with amino-acid sequence MTIILLPFPKKVSSVSVEEAILLRRSVREFSPDPITVEQLSMLLWAAYGVTDPKHGFRSSPSAGATYPLEIYVVVGEKSVLTNSTYLEPAIYKYNDRAHAIELIKHGDYREALSKAALNQPWVREAPIDIVITAVFERTTRFYGERGRTRYVPMDVGHAGQNIYLMATTLGLGTVAIGAFDDRRVAEILTLKSGETPMYIIPIGKPRTQRKTEFADIARYIESVRKGVA; translated from the coding sequence TTGACCATAATACTACTGCCTTTCCCTAAAAAGGTTTCTAGCGTTTCTGTTGAGGAGGCTATTCTTTTGAGGAGAAGTGTTAGAGAGTTTTCACCTGATCCCATAACAGTTGAGCAGCTTTCAATGCTTTTGTGGGCTGCCTATGGAGTTACAGACCCCAAACACGGTTTTAGATCATCTCCAAGCGCTGGAGCAACATACCCACTAGAAATATATGTTGTCGTCGGAGAGAAAAGTGTTTTAACAAATAGTACATACCTAGAACCAGCAATATACAAATACAACGATAGAGCACATGCAATTGAACTGATAAAGCATGGGGACTATAGAGAGGCTCTATCAAAAGCGGCTTTGAATCAGCCATGGGTTAGAGAAGCACCCATAGACATTGTGATAACAGCTGTTTTTGAAAGAACAACTAGATTCTATGGCGAGAGGGGTAGAACAAGATATGTGCCTATGGATGTGGGTCATGCAGGGCAAAACATATATCTGATGGCAACAACCCTAGGCCTTGGAACAGTCGCTATAGGAGCATTTGATGATAGAAGAGTTGCCGAGATATTAACTCTGAAAAGTGGCGAGACACCAATGTACATAATACCTATTGGGAAACCAAGAACACAGCGAAAAACAGAGTTTGCAGACATAGCAAGATATATCGAAAGCGTTAGAAAGGGGGTTGCGTAA